Within Streptomyces albofaciens JCM 4342, the genomic segment GACCTCGACGCGCAGGCCGGGCGGACCACGGACGCGATGGCCCGCTACCGGGGCGCGCTCAACGCGGCGCGCGAGGTCCGGGACCCCATCGCGACGGTACGGGCACTGGAGTCGCTGGGCGGCACGTACACGGAGCTGGGGGACTGGCAGCGAGCCGCCGATTGGTACGGGCGCGCGCTGGAGCTGCGGCTGACCCGGGGCGAGAACGCGGACGGGGCGCGGCTGCATGGCCGGATCGGCGCGGTGCACACCTATGCGGCGCGGTGGGGCGCGGCACTCAAGGAATGGCGGGCGGCTTACGGCGCGTACCGGCGGCTGGGGGATGTGGCGGGCCAGGCGCGCGCGCTGGGCGAGGTCGCGCGGGTGCAGGAGTACGCGGGGCGGCCCGAGGAGTCGTTGCGGACCTGCACCGCGGCCCTCTCGCTGGCCGCCGAGGCCCGGGACGGCCGCCTGGAGGCGGCCCTCCAGCTGCGGATCGCGGACACCCTCGACCGGCTCGGCGACCCCGCCGCCGCACGGCTGCATCGGGGTATAGGGGAACGTCTCCTCTCAGATCACCCACAGTGACCTACGAAATCGGTGGTGCTCCTCTCAGTAATTGATGCTTTGCAAGGCTAGACAACAGAGAATCCTTAAATAGACTGGCCAGGCCGCGGACACCGCGGTCAGTCCCGGCATGCCTCGCATGCATGGATTTTTCCTGCAAGCTCTCTTACAAGGACCGTGATCGACGTGAAGGTCGGCATCCCCCGCGAGGTCAAGAACAACGAGTTCCGGGTGGCGATCACGCCTGCCGGTGTGCACGAGCTGGTCCGCAACGGCCACCAGGTCTTCATCGAGAAGGACGCCGGCCTCGGATCCGCCATCCCGAACGAGGAGTACGTCTCGGCCGGCGCCGAGATCCTCGACACCGCCGATGAGGTCTGGGCCACCGCTGACCTGCTCCTGAAGGTCAAGGAGCCGATCGCGGAGGAGTACCACCGCCTCCGCAAGGACCAGACGCTCTTCACCTACCTGCACCTGGCCGCCTCCCGCGAGTGCACCGACGCCCTCCTGGAGTCCGGCACCACCGCCATCGCCTACGAGACGGTGGAGACCGCGGGCCGCCAGCTGCCGCTGCTCGCCCCGATGTCCGAGGTCGCGGGCCGCATCGCCCCGCAGGTCGGCGCCTACCACCTGATGCGCCAGGCCGGCGGCCGCGGTGTGCTGCCGGGCGGCGTGCCGGGCGTGGCCGCGGGCAGGGCCGTCGTCATCGGCGGCGGCGTCTCCGGCTGGAACGCGGTGCAGATCGCCGTGGGCCTCGGCTTCCACGTCACCCTGCTCGACAAGGACATCAACAAGCTGCGCGAGGCGGACCGGATCTTCGGCACCAAGGTGCAGACGATCGTCTCCAACGCCTACGAGCTGGAGAAGGCCGTCGTCGAGGCCGACCTCGTCGTGGGCGCGGTGCTCATCCCGGGCGCCAAGGCCCCGAAGCTGGTCACCAACGAGCTGGTCGCCAAGATGAAGCCCGGAAGTGTCCTTGTCGACATCGCCATCGACCAGGGCGGCTGCTTCGAGGACTCCCGTCCCACCACCCACGCCGAGCCGACCTTCCAGGTCCACAACTCGGTCTTCTACTGCGTGGCCAACATGCCCGGCGCGGTGCCCAGCACCTCCACCTACGCGCTGACCAACGCCACGCTGCCGTACATCGTGTCGCTGGCCAACAACGGCTGGGTCGAGGCGCTGCGCCGCGACGCCGCCCTCGCCAAGGGCCTGAACACCCACGACGGCAAGGTCGTCTACGGCCCGGTCGCCGAGGCGCACGGCCTGGAGGCCACCGACCTGACCACGCTCCTCGGCTGAGGCGTCAATAGCACGCGTCAATGACGCACTTGCCGGCCGGGCCTTGTCCGCAAGGCCCGGCCGCGGCCGTTCGCCGACACGCCGCACGCCCGAAACCGCACGGGCGGTCCTCAACTCGCCGAGAACGTAACCGTTTAACCGATTCGCACACCCTCGAAACCTTGCGCTGATGCTGCCTGCACCCTTGACATCGGCATGTTCGATTGCCGACACATCGGGCCGGGTCCGGCGGATTGTGTTGCTGCGAACGCCCGACACGCCATAGAGTCGCCAACCGTCGGCATAGTGCCACGCTGACCTATCGATAAGTTTCCTGGTCACATCCAAGGAGGTAAGACGACTTGTGAATGAGTCGACATTTACTCCCGGAGGTGGTCGACCAGGAGCGGTTGCACGGGGCCAGGGTCCCTCGGGGCTCCAGGCTGTCGGCTCCGTCGCTGTCCACACCTTCGCGACCCAACAGAGCACCACGACGACAGCCCACCAGAGCAT encodes:
- the ald gene encoding alanine dehydrogenase, with the translated sequence MKVGIPREVKNNEFRVAITPAGVHELVRNGHQVFIEKDAGLGSAIPNEEYVSAGAEILDTADEVWATADLLLKVKEPIAEEYHRLRKDQTLFTYLHLAASRECTDALLESGTTAIAYETVETAGRQLPLLAPMSEVAGRIAPQVGAYHLMRQAGGRGVLPGGVPGVAAGRAVVIGGGVSGWNAVQIAVGLGFHVTLLDKDINKLREADRIFGTKVQTIVSNAYELEKAVVEADLVVGAVLIPGAKAPKLVTNELVAKMKPGSVLVDIAIDQGGCFEDSRPTTHAEPTFQVHNSVFYCVANMPGAVPSTSTYALTNATLPYIVSLANNGWVEALRRDAALAKGLNTHDGKVVYGPVAEAHGLEATDLTTLLG